The nucleotide window tttctTGTTAGTTATATCCGTTTCAGATTCTCTACATAAATGAAATCATGGCTGATCATGGTTATAACAACTTCTACACTCCACTGGAATATGAATCATATCAACAGTATCAACAATATCCCTCTGAAGATGAACGAATATCAAAGATGGAAAATACTTTGAATATCTTCATGCAGCAATCCATGATAAACATGCAGGATACCAATCAGAGATTGAAGAATCTATCCTTTCAGATGGAAATGATGCAAGAACAAATCATGGATATTCAAGCCAACATTCAATCCACTCAcggaaaacaagaaaataattcaaatacatTTGAGGAAGTCGGAAAGATTGTTGAAGAAGGTGTTGATGATACCGAGGAAGACATAATACTAGAAGAATGTAGCACCATGAAAATGGTGGAAGAATTAGAGCCACTACATCCAGAAGAATTTCCTCAAGAACGGCCATATACTGAAGAGGCCGAAACtgttgaaaatgaagaagtgATGGAGGTGACAGAGAAAGAGGATCGGATACTAATCAAGGAAGAATCAATGGAAGAAAAGGGGAAGAAAGTGAACAAGGTGGAGATTGATCGGATCATAGATGAGATTTGTGCCTTGTTCAATAAACCAAAGTTAGGGAGGATATGGACTCcacatcaattatatttcaaaTTCATGGAATTCCTCCCAACACGCAGGATTGAAAAAGATGATGTGTTGTCCGTTTCATTTTGGCCACCCTAACGAAAAAGGCGTCGAGCTAACGACGTTAAACAAGCGCTTGTTGGGAGGCAACCCAACTTTGTaagttatttattgttttaatgcATACTAGGTGTAATAGTCATGTGCATACCAAAAACCATTCAAAAATCAGAAgccaaaagaaagcaaaaaccTGAACTGTcattactcgcgaggcgagtaaaacaactcgccatggcgagtaaacTGGTCATTGACTGCGTTGACCAACCAAaccactcgccattgcgagtaaATTCGGTCGCGAGGCGAGTAACAGCAGTTCTGACAGTTTCAGTTTCCAAAACCACTAACTCCTTCATTTATTTCTCTTAACTACCCATTAccaacaattttcttttcattttcggtt belongs to Medicago truncatula cultivar Jemalong A17 chromosome 6, MtrunA17r5.0-ANR, whole genome shotgun sequence and includes:
- the LOC112422637 gene encoding uncharacterized protein, giving the protein MINMQDTNQRLKNLSFQMEMMQEQIMDIQANIQSTHGKQENNSNTFEEVGKIVEEGVDDTEEDIILEECSTMKMVEELEPLHPEEFPQERPYTEEAETVENEEVMEVTEKEDRILIKEESMEEKGKKVNKVEIDRIIDEICALFNKPKLGRIWTPHQLYFKFMEFLPTRRIEKDDVLSVSFWPP